From Lolium perenne isolate Kyuss_39 chromosome 5, Kyuss_2.0, whole genome shotgun sequence, a single genomic window includes:
- the LOC127302718 gene encoding acyl carrier protein 2, chloroplastic — protein MASAAASAVSFARPVQAINVKSASFSALRKDNVAFRMQSAPLRSVYCSAKKETVDKVCEIVKSQLALQPGTEVCGSSKFTDLGADSLDTVEIVMGLEEAFGITVEESSAQAIATVEDAADLIDSLVVA, from the exons ATGGCCtccgccgccgcgtccgccgTCTCCTTCGCGAGGCCCGTCCAG GCAATCAATGTCAAGTCAGCCTCCTTCTCTGCTCTGAGGAAGGATAATGTAGCCTTCCGTATGCAGTCAGCTCCGCTGAGATCTGTTTATTGCTCG GCCAAAAAGGAGACAGTAGACAAGGTCTGTGAAATCGTAAAGAGCCAGCTCGCGCTTCAACCAGGCACTGAAGTTTGTGGCTCATCTAAGTTTACTGATCTTGGTGCTGATTCTTTGGATACG GTTGAGATTGTTATGGGCCTTGAGGAGGCTTTCGGGATCACTGTGGAGGAGTCCAGTGCACAGGCAATCGCAACGGTGGAAGATGCCGCCGACCTCATCGACAGCCTTGTTGTTGCCTAG
- the LOC127302719 gene encoding CBL-interacting protein kinase 23: MSSQGGAGRTRVGRYELGRTLGEGTFAKVKFAKNVQTGEHVAIKILDKEKLLKHKMIDQLKREISTMKLIRHPNVIRMHEVMASKTKIYIVIELVTGGELFDKIVSHRRLKEDDARKYFQQLINAVDYCHSRGVYHRDLKPENLLLDANGTLKVSDFGLSALSQQVQKDGLLHTTCGTPNYVAPEVIINKGYDGAKADLWSCGVILFVLMAGYLPFEDSNLMSLYKKIYKADFTCPSWFSTSTKKLIKKILDPNPNTRITIAEVINNEWFKKGYQPPTFETEDINLDDVNSIFDESGDPTQLVVERREERPALMNAFELISTSQGLNLGTLFEKQTGSVKRETRFASRLPANEILSKIEAAAGPMGFNVQKRNNCKLKLQGESPGRKGQLAIATEVFEVTPSLHMVELRKSNGDTLEFHNFYHSISNGLKDVMWKPDGNIAEVDRILHHRSQ, translated from the exons ATGAGCTCGCAGGGCGGAGCCGGGAGGACGCGGGTGGGGAGATACGAGCTGGGGAGGACGCTCGGGGAGGGGACGTTCGCCAAGGTCAAGTTCGCCAAGAATGTCCAGACGGGCGAGCATGTCGCCATCAAGATCCTCGACAAGGAGAAGCTCCTCAAGCACAAGATGATCGACCAG CTAAAGCGCGAGATCTCCACCATGAAGCTCATTAGGCACCCCAACGTTATCCGGATGCACGAG GTCATGGCCAGCAAGACAAAGATATACATTGTGATCGAGCTTGTCACTGGTGGCGAACTTTTCGACAAAATC GTTTCCCACAGAAGGCTGAAGGAGGACGATGCCAGGAAATATTTCCAGCAACTGATCAACGCTGTTGACTACTGCCATAGCAGAGGCGTGTATCACAGGGATTTGAAG CCTGAGAATCTTCTGCTTGATGCGAACGGCACTCTCAAGGTGTCGGATTTTGGATTGAGCGCGCTGTCACAGCAAGTGCAG AAGGATGGACTGCTGCACACGACTTGTGGAACTCCCAATTATGTTGCTCCCGAG GTTATAATTAATAAGGGTTACGATGGAGCCAAGGCTGATCTGTGGTCATGTGGGGTGATTCTCTTTGTCCTTATGGCGGGGTACCTTCCGTTTGAAGATTCAAACCTCATGTCACTCTACAAGAAG ATATACAAAGCAGATTTTACTTGCCCATCTTGGTTCTCCACAAGCACAAAGAAGCTCATCAAAAAGATACTAGATCCCAATCCTAACACT AGAATAACTATTGCTGAGGTTATTAACAATGAGTGGTTCAAGAAAGGATACCAGCCTCCTACGTTCGAGACAGAAGACATTAATCTGGATGATGTCAACTCTATATTCGACGAATCTGGG GACCCAACACAGCTTGTCGTGGAAAGACGAGAAGAAAGACCAGCGCTGatgaatgcttttgagttgatttctACCTCCCAGGGTCTCAATCTTGGCACACTATTTGAGAAGCAAACG GGTTCTGTTAAGCGAGAAACAAGGTTTGCGTCGAGGCTGCCTGCAAACGAGATATTGTCGAAAATCGAAGCTGCAGCAGGACCCATGGGATTTAATGTACAAAAGCGCAACAACTGTAAG CTGAAGTTGCAAGGAGAGAGCCCTGGAAGGAAAGGTCAGCTGGCAATTGCTACCGAG GTTTTTGAAGTCACACCCTCACTCCACATGGTCGAACTCCGCAAGTCGAACGGAGACACCCTTGAATTCCACAAC TTCTACCATAGCATCTCAAACGGACTGAAGGACGTCATGTGGAAGCCGGATGGCAACATAGCTGAAGTCGACAGGATCCTGCACCACAGGTCCCAGTGA
- the LOC127302714 gene encoding uncharacterized protein, producing the protein MAEVAKKAPRREEDLVEAALAAAAAALLVSGVKKLAPAVLVAPCWSWLWWPLPAAAPSPVLFLLLNVVIASIVVASVQPARRAAAATKGVVGDAAPAPAAAGEEGARKLKKRRSKKRGEESAAPAPVVAAEGCCMALVAMSDTAATDEQEAASVGDAGEEVDRRAEEFISAFRHRLRVDSFSSRRRDSDAAEAGAAIAPRC; encoded by the coding sequence ATGGCGGAGGTGGCGAAGAAGGCGCCGCGGAGGGAGgaggatctggtggaggcggcgctggcggcggcggccgcggcgctgCTCGTGTCGGGGGTCAAGAAACTAGCGCCGGCCGTGCTCGTGGCGCCCTGCTggtcgtggctgtggtggccgctccccgccgccgcgccgtcgcccgtcctcttcctgctcctcaaCGTCGTCATCGCCTCCATCGTCGTCGCCTCCGTGCAGCCGGCCAGGCGCGCAGCCGCGGCCACGAAGGGCGTCGTCGGGGATGCCGCGCCGGCGCCAGCGGCAGCCGGCGAGGAGGGCGCGAGGAAGCTCAAGAAGAGGAGGAGCAAGAAGCGCGGCGAGGAGTCCGCGGCGCCGGCGCCCGTCGTCGCGGCGGAAGGCTGCTGCATGGCGCTCGTGGCGATGAGCGACACGGCGGCCACGGACGAACAGGAAGCGGCATCCGTCGGCGACGCGGGGGAGGAGGTGGACAGGCGCGCCGAGGAGTTCATCTCGGCGTTCCGGCACCGCCTCCGGGTCGACTCCTTCTCGTCCCGTCGCCGGGACTCCGATGCCGCCGAGGCAGGGGCGGCCATCGCGCCGCGCTGTTGA